From Rhodospirillaceae bacterium, one genomic window encodes:
- a CDS encoding bacteriohemerythrin: MGPDDARPYLYSEGKEHAGIMVDIVREISALIERPIKMQLLDFREARRMVLDGEADAVMPLSLSPERMQQFNFPTPLFDLTFTVFARENEVHPAEWPNLEGVRIGVFGKGVSKGLAYKWFPKADTVTVQGSAAAMTLVQQSTIDAMITTRRTGNQAIYQNKITNVAALPISLSSTPAGFALNKENAALFETLNKAIAQLQKEGTILQIFNKWETTRILLFTKGDVGMIAGLTAGVVSLLFLVFGLFYIQQKNTSEKKLTESEERQRTTLNSIGEAVISTDIFGKVSHINPIAENLTGWKSAEAISRPLKEIFNVVQASTREPALSPVDKVLENGIVVGMTHQTILLSKGGDEYQIADSAAPILSDSGEITGVVLVFRDVTEEYAIQEDLRNALVNAERASEAKSEFLASMSHELRTPLNAVLGFSQMLQLDAKHPLTQGQNKHVESIMEGGNLLLDLVNEILDLARIEADRFDLFIEDISANDVVANCVNMLDPIDNGKHVKIIDQFSDGPVVRLQTDNTRLKQVLINLLSNAVKFNNERGTVTIEGQTTDDQFLRISVTDTGVGIAAEDSESIFNVFHRLGSNPLIAQEGTGIGLTVAQLLLERMAGCIGFESKKDVGSTFWIELPLASNEDVLIWTDSMRVGVDAIDKDHQVLISLLNKVRSNTVKADEIDMVVEELINYTQYHFKREEAVMKSCLYPAFEQHQNIHLSIAAKVKDLAAQWRNDHDHDPTILKHLHKFLRDWFFDHILSEDTKILQYTKGKTDAVEKAVEQAR; this comes from the coding sequence CCAGGAGAATGGTGCTCGACGGGGAAGCTGATGCGGTGATGCCGCTATCGCTGTCGCCGGAGCGTATGCAACAGTTTAATTTTCCAACGCCGTTGTTCGATTTGACTTTCACCGTTTTTGCCCGGGAAAATGAAGTCCATCCGGCGGAATGGCCAAATCTTGAAGGTGTTCGCATCGGGGTATTTGGAAAGGGGGTCTCCAAGGGCCTTGCGTATAAATGGTTTCCGAAGGCCGATACAGTAACTGTTCAGGGTTCAGCGGCGGCCATGACACTTGTCCAGCAGTCGACAATTGACGCCATGATTACGACGCGCCGGACCGGCAACCAGGCCATCTATCAGAATAAAATAACGAATGTGGCGGCCCTGCCTATATCCCTTTCCAGCACGCCGGCGGGCTTCGCCTTAAATAAAGAAAACGCCGCGTTGTTTGAAACCCTTAACAAGGCAATCGCGCAACTGCAAAAAGAAGGAACAATCCTTCAAATATTTAATAAATGGGAAACCACGCGGATCTTGTTGTTCACCAAGGGTGACGTCGGGATGATTGCCGGTCTTACAGCCGGGGTTGTGTCGCTCTTATTTTTGGTCTTTGGCTTGTTTTATATCCAACAAAAAAATACATCGGAAAAAAAACTGACGGAGAGTGAGGAGCGTCAGCGCACAACCCTCAACTCGATTGGTGAGGCCGTGATTTCGACCGACATTTTCGGCAAGGTTTCCCACATTAACCCCATTGCGGAAAACCTGACCGGATGGAAGTCGGCCGAAGCGATATCCAGGCCGCTGAAAGAAATTTTCAATGTCGTTCAGGCCAGTACAAGAGAGCCTGCTCTCAGCCCGGTCGACAAAGTTCTCGAAAACGGAATTGTTGTCGGCATGACGCATCAGACAATCCTGCTTTCAAAAGGCGGAGATGAATATCAGATCGCCGATTCTGCAGCGCCAATTTTAAGTGATTCAGGTGAGATTACCGGCGTCGTACTGGTGTTCCGTGACGTAACCGAGGAATACGCCATTCAGGAAGACCTCCGCAATGCCTTGGTAAATGCTGAACGGGCCAGCGAAGCCAAGTCCGAATTCCTTGCTTCCATGAGCCATGAGTTACGCACGCCGCTTAATGCGGTTCTCGGTTTTTCTCAAATGTTGCAACTTGATGCGAAGCATCCACTGACCCAAGGGCAGAATAAACATGTCGAATCAATCATGGAAGGCGGCAATCTTCTTCTTGATCTGGTCAACGAGATTCTCGATCTCGCCCGCATTGAGGCCGATCGTTTTGATTTATTTATCGAGGACATAAGCGCCAATGACGTCGTTGCAAATTGTGTCAACATGCTGGACCCCATTGACAATGGAAAACACGTTAAAATCATTGATCAGTTTAGCGATGGACCGGTCGTCCGCCTTCAAACCGACAACACCCGCCTGAAACAGGTGCTGATCAACCTTCTCTCAAATGCCGTAAAATTCAACAACGAAAGGGGAACCGTTACCATCGAGGGTCAAACAACCGATGATCAATTTCTCCGCATTTCGGTAACAGATACGGGTGTCGGTATTGCCGCAGAAGACAGCGAGAGTATTTTCAATGTCTTTCATCGTCTTGGCTCGAACCCGCTGATAGCCCAGGAAGGCACTGGCATTGGCTTGACGGTGGCTCAATTACTGCTGGAACGGATGGCCGGATGTATTGGCTTTGAAAGCAAAAAGGATGTCGGCAGCACCTTCTGGATAGAATTGCCCCTGGCCTCGAACGAGGATGTCCTGATCTGGACCGATTCCATGCGCGTCGGCGTCGATGCCATCGACAAGGATCATCAGGTGCTTATCTCGCTATTGAACAAGGTCCGAAGCAATACGGTTAAGGCAGATGAAATAGACATGGTCGTTGAGGAACTGATCAACTACACCCAGTACCATTTCAAGCGGGAGGAGGCGGTCATGAAATCCTGCCTGTACCCCGCGTTCGAGCAACATCAAAATATTCATTTATCCATTGCAGCGAAGGTGAAGGATTTGGCGGCGCAATGGCGCAATGACCATGACCATGACCCAACTATCCTCAAGCACCTTCACAAGTTTCTTCGTGATTGGTTCTTTGATCACATTCTCAGTGAGGACACTAAAATTTTGCAATATACAAAAGGCAAAACAGATGCCGTTGAAAAGGCCGTTGAACAAGCCAGATAA